GACCACCGGCCCGGTCCCGCTGGAGCTCGTGCCGGTGCTCGCCGAGCCGTGGGCGTACCGGTTCGGCTGGGACGGCCGCGAGGCGATCACCGCCGAGGAGCGCCATCTGCTGCACGCGCTGGTCCAGGCCGCGCACGATCAGGGCCACCTGGTCCGGATCGGCGGCCTGCCGGGCGCGTCCCGGCGGGCCCGGCAGGCGATCTGGTCGGAACTGATCCACGCCGGGGTCGACGTGATCGCCGACGCCGACATCGCCGGACTGGCGAAGCATCTTCGCCGGTTTGGGACGGTGTCGAACGGGTGAACACCCGTGGACCGATAGCATGCCTGCGGAGATCAAGCGAGAAAAACCCGTCGATCGAGGTCCGTGCCGTGAAGTTCTCATTCCGCCCCGTCGAGGGCGTCTTCTACGACCTCTTCACCAAGGCCTCGTTGAACCTGGTGAAGGGCACCGAGCTGCTCAACGAGCTGGCTCTGCCCGGCGTCGACGTGCAGTCGGTCAGTGAACGGCTGAGCGATGTGGAGCACGACAGCGACGCGATCACCCACGAGCTGTACAAAAAGATCAACTCCACCTTCATCACGCCGTTCGACAGGGCCGACATCTATTCGCTCGGCTCGCAGCTGGACGACGTGATGGACCACCTGGAGGCGGTCGGCAACCTGCTCTACCTCTACGGGCTGACCGAGCTGCCGTCGCTGCCCCGGGAGATGCACGAGCTGATCAACGTGCTCGACCAGCAGGCGAAAATCACCTCCGAGGCGATGCCGCGGCTGCGCTCGATGAAGGGTCTCGAGGAGTACTGGATCGAGATCAACCGGCTGGAGAACGACGGCGACCGCGCCTACCGGATGCTGCTGGTCCGGCTCTTCTCCGGGGAGTACGACGCACTGACCGTCCTGAAGATGAAGGAGGTCGCCGACGAGCTGGAGGCGGCCTGCGACGCGTTCGAGCACGTGGCGAACACGGTCGAGACCATCGCGGTCAAGGAGTCGTAGGAACTTGTCTGCCGAACTCGTCGCCGTCCTGGCGGTGATCACCGCCGCGATGGTGTTCGACTACACCAACGGCTTCCACGACGCGGCCAACGCGATCGCGACCAGTGTCAGCACCCGCGCGCTCACCCCGCGGGTCGCGCTCGCGATGGCCGCCGTCGGCAACTTCATCGGCGCGCACCTGGGCACCAAGGTCGCCCAGACCGTCGGTGAGGGCCTGGTCAAGCTGCCGGTCGGCGTCCCCAGCCTGGGCATCGTCTTCGCCGGCGTGCTCGGCGCGATCGCCTGGAACCTGATCACCTGGTACTTCGGCCTGCCGTCCAGCTCGTCACACGCGCTCTTCGGCGGCCTGGTCGGCGCGACGACGGTGGCCAGCATCGGCACCGTCCAGTGGGCGAACATCGCGCACAAGGTCCTGATCCCGATGGTGCTCTCCCCGGTGGTCGGGCTGGTCCTCGGCTTCGTCGCGATGGTCGCGCTGATGTGGACGTTCCGGCGCGGCCACCCGGGCAAGCTGAACCGCGGGTTCCGCATGGCCCAGACCGTCTCCGCGGCGTTCATGGCGGTCGGGCACGGCACCCAGGACGCCGCGAAGACCATGGGCATCGTGGTCCTGGCGCTCTACACCGGCGGCTACCAGAGCACCACCACGGAGATACCGCAGTGGGTCTACTGGGCCTCGGCCACCATGCTGGCGGCCGGCACCTACACCGGCGGCTGGCGGATCATCCGCACGCTGGGCCGCAAAATCATCGACCTGGGTCCGTCCGAGGGCTTCGCCGCCGAGATGGTGGCCAGCTCGGTGCTCTACTTCAACGCCTGGGTTCTGAAGGCGCCGATCTCCACCACACACACCATCACCTCAGCGATCATGGGCGTCGGTGCCACCAAACGCCTCAGCGCGGTCCGCTGGAACGTGGCCGGCAACATCGTCATCGCCTGGGTCACGACGTTCCCCGCCGCGGCCTTCATCGCCTGCCTCCTGTACTTCGTGACCAGGCCGCTCTTCACCTAGCCCGGCCGCCGGTAACCGGTCGGCACCCTCAAGAGCTCGCTGACTCGGATCCGCGCTGATCACTGATCGTCGCTCCCGCCAGGGACCCTTCCGGGCCGGGCAGGACGCTGGCGCGTCCCGGACGCCCGGCCCGCAAGGGCGACGCCCGCGGGTGGCCCCGACCGCCAACCCCGAACCCGACCCCGCCCACCCCGGGGCTGGTCATGGTGGTGGCATCACCGCGCCGCACAGCACCACCACGGCCGGGCGGGATCGAGGCGGTGGATCAAGCGGGGTAGTAGACGCCCACCTGTTCGCGGATGGAGTCGAGGAGGTTCATGACCTCCAGCGTGGTGTTCTGCGAGACCAGCGGGCTCTCCAGCTCGCCGGCGGCCAGGCAGCGCTGGACCTCGGCCGCCTCGAACTGGTAGCCGCTGCCCGGGAAGTCGAACGCGAACGTCTCCGGCGCCTTGTCCGGGCGGCTGAGCGTGAACGAGCGGGGCACCATGAAGCCCGGCGGGATGTCGATCCGGCCGTCGGTGCCGGTGATCGAGGCGGCGTTGCGGCTGGCGCCGTTGATGCTGCAGGTCAGCGCGGCGACCGCGCCGGACTGGTAGCCGAGCAGCACGCCGGTGTGCTCGTCCACCCGCTCCGGGGTGAGGTGCGCCCAGGCCTGCACCGAGATCGGCAGCCCGAGGAAGAGATGGGCCAGGTGGATCGGGTAGACGCCGAGGTCGAGCAGTGCCCCGCCGCCCAGCTCCGGGGCACGCAGCCGGTGCTCGGCGGCGAACGGGCCCTGCAGCCCGAAGTCCGCGTGCACCGCGCTCACCCAGCCGATGGCGCCCTCCTCGACCAGTTCGGCGGCCTTGCGGATGGCCGGGTTGCAGCGCATCCACATGGCCTCCATGAGGAACACCCCGCGGGTCCGGGCGGCCGCGATCAGCTGGGCCGCTGACGCCAGGTCGAGCGTGATGGGCTTCTCCACCAGCACCGCCTTGCCGGCCTCGACGCACTCCAGCGCGCCGGCCAGGTGGAAGGCGTGCGGGGTGGCGACGTAGACCACGTCCACCTCGTCGTCGGCGGCCAGCGCGGTGTACGAACCGTGTGCGCGGGCGAACCCGAAGCGCTCCGCGAAGGCGTCGGCGGTGGCCTGGTTGCGGGAGCCGACCGCGGCCAGCTCGGCACCGGGCACCAGCGGGAGGTCGGCGGCGAAGGTGGCGGCGATTCCGCCGGGCCCGAGGATGCCCCAGCGAACGTTCTGTCCGGTCATGATCCATACGCTATCGCCCATCCGGTCCCCGGGGAGCCGCCTGAACGACCCGGACGGCGCCAGGACCGGCACGCGACCGAGCCGACGCCTGCCCCGAGACCCGCCCGAACGACCCGGAAGGTGGCACGATCGACCGGTGACCGAGCCGATGCCGCTACCACCCGCCATGATGAAGAGGGCCCGGGAGTTCACCGGCCCGCCCGCGCCGGCCCGCCCGGCCGCCACGGTAGTCCTGCTGAGACCGGCCGGCGCCGCCTTCCAGGTGTACGTGCTGCGCCGGAGGACCTCGATGGCGTTCGGTGGGGTGTACGCCTTCCCGGGCGGCGCCGTCGACCCGTCGGACCGGCCGGAGACGCTGCGCGACGACTGGGCCACCCGGCTCGGCCTGCCCGAGGAGCAGGCCCGGGCGGTGGTCGGCGCGGCGGCCCGGGAGCTGTTCGAGGAGGCCGGCGTGGTGCTGGCCGGCCCGGCCGCGGAACCGGACCGCACGGTGGCCGACGCCGACGACCCGACCTGGGAGTCGGACCGGGCCGCGGTGCTGCGCCGCGAGCTGACCATGGCCGACCTGCTGGCGCGCCGGGGCCTGCGGCTGCGCGACGACCTGCTGCTGCCGTGGGCCCGGTGGATCACCCCGGAGTTCGAGCCGAAAAGGTTCGACACCTGGTTCTTCGTGGCGCTGCTGCCGCAGTCGCAGGAGGCCCGGGACGTGTCCGGCGAGGCCGACCGCACCGCCTGGATCGATCCGCTGGACTCGGCCGGCCTGCCGATGCTGCCACCGACCCGGCACACCCTGAACCAGATCGCCGCGGCTGGCACCATCCCCGGCGTGGTGGCCGCCGCCGAGCACCGGGACGCCGCCAACCCGGTGATGCCCCGCATCGACGTCGCCCCGGACGGCACCGCCACGCTGAGTCTGTGACGCGGCGGAGCGCCGATCCCCGTACCGGAATCGGCGCTCCCGCCCAGCTCAGCCGAAGCGGCCGGTGATGTAGTCCTCGGTCTTCTTCTGGCTGGGGTTGCTGAAGATCTTCTGGGTGTCGTCGTACTCGATGAGGCGGCCGGGCTCGCCGGTCTTGTCGATCGAGAAGAACCCGGTCTTGTCGCTGACCCGGGCGGCCTGCTGCATGTTGTGCGTGACGATGATGATCGTGAAGCGGTCCTTCAGCTTGAACATCAGGTCCTCGATCGCCAGCGTCGAGATCGGGTCGAGCGCGGAGCACGGCTCGTCCATCAGCACGACCTGCGGCTCCACGGCGATCGTCCGGGCGATGCAGAGACGCTGCTGCTGACCGCCGGAGAGGCCGGCACCCGGCCGGGCCAGCCGGTCCTTGACCTCGTCCCAGAGGTTCGCCGCGCGCAGCGACTTCTCCGCGGCGTCGTCCAGGATCGACTTCTTCTTCACGCCGTTGAGCTTGAGGCCGGCGACGGTGTTCTCGTAGATCGACATGGTCGGGAACGGGTTCGGCCGCTGGAAGACCATGCCGATCATGCGACGCACGGCGGTGATGTCCACGTCCGGGTCGTAGATGTTCTGGTCGTCGATGGTGAGGCGCCCCTCGATCCGGGCGTTCGGCAGGACCTCGTGCATGCGGTTGATCGACCGGAGGAAGGTCGACTTGCCGCAGCCGGACGGGCCGATCAGGGCGGTGATGGTCTTCGGCTCCACGACCATCGAGACGTTGTCGATCGCCTTGAAGGAACCGTAGTAGGAGGAGACGTTGCTCGCCTCGATGCGCTTGGCCATGGTGGGGGAACCTCTTTTACCGGGTCAGTTTGTTGCGGCGGGCGAGCAGCTTGGCGCCGACGGTGAAGATCAGCACGAGCGCGACAAGCGTCAGCGCGGCGGTCCAGGCGCGAGCCGGCGCGAACTTCGAGGCGTCGCCGGCCTGCTGGAAGACGTAGAGCGCCAGCGAGGACTGGCCCCCGGAGAACGGGTTGGGGTTCTTCCGGGCGAGACCACCCGCCACCAGCAGCACCGGGGCCGTCTCGCCGGCCGCGCGGGCGATGGCGAGCATGACGCCGGTGACGATGCCGGGCGCCGCGGTCGGCAGAACGATCTTGAGGATCGTCTTCCACTGTGGGACGCCCAGCGCGTACGCGCCCTCCCGCAGTGGACCGGGCACCAGGCGCAGCATCTCCTCGGTGGACCGGACGATGGTCGGCAGCATCAGCACGGTCAGCGCCAGCGCGGCCGCGAACCCGGAGTACTCCGGGTTCCCGTCGTTGAACCACGGGCTGACGATCAGGACCCAGAAGGAGAGGATGAACAGGCCGGCGACGATCGACGGGATACCCGTCATCACGTCGACGAAGAACCGGACCGTGGTGGCGAACCGGCCGCGGCCGTACTCGACCAGGTAGATCGCGCCGAGCACGCCGAGCGGCACGGCGAGCAGGGTGGCGATGCCGACCTGCTCCAGGGTGCCGACGATGGCGTGGTAAGCGCCGCCGTTCGGGTCCCGGGCGCCGATGTTGGCCATCGTGGTGAAGAAGAAGTCGCTGTCGAGGCGCTCCACGCCCTTGGACAGCAGCGTCCAGACCACCGAGGCGAGCGGCAGGACCGCCAGCACGCAGGCGGTGTAGATGAGCGCCTGCCAGGTCCGGTTGCGGGCGGCCCGCCGGCCCTCCACCCGGCTGGCGGCCACGTTGAGCCCGACCAGGTAGAAGACACCGCCGAGGACGACGACCAGCACCCAGTTCCCGATGCCGGTGCCGAGCACCACGGCCGCCGACACCACGAGCGCGGCCACCGCGACCAGCACGTTGGACAGGACGGGGAAGGTCCGGCTGCGGATGTTGTCGGGCGTCATCACGACGTCCGGCATCTCACGGTCCAAAAGGCTCATGCGGCACTGTCCCGGAACTCACGGCGACGGTAGATGATCGCCCGCGCGGTCATGTTGACGACGAGCGTGATCGAGAACAGCACCAGGCCGGAGGCGATCAGGGCGCCCCGGCCGATGTCGGTCGCCTCGCCGAAGGAGTTGGCGATGTTCGCGGCGACCGAGTTGCCGCCGGTCTCGATCAGGTTGAACGAGATGTTCCAGGTGATGCCGAGGGTCAGCGCCAGCGCGATGGTCTCGCCGAGCGCGCGGCCCAGGCCGAGCATCACGGCGGCGATCACGCCGGGCTTGCCGTACGGCAGGACCGCGGTGCGGATCATCTCCCACTTGGTCGCGCCCAGGGCCAGCGCGGCCTCCTCGTTCATCCCCGGGGTCTGCTGGAAGACCTCGCGGGACAGGGAGGTCACGATGGGCAGCACCATGATCGCGAGGACCAGGCCACCGAGCATGATCGACTGCCCGAACGGGCCCTCGCCGCCGAAGATCGGCAACCAGCCGAAGTAGTGGTTGAGCCAGACCGAGAAGTCCCGTACCGGCTCCTGGAAGACGTCGCGGCCCCAGAGGCCGAAGACCACACTGGGCACCGCGGCGAGCAGGTCGATCGCGAAGCCCAGCGGGGTGGCCAGCCGCTTCGGCGCGTAGTGCGAGAGGAAGAGGGCGATGCCCAGCGCGATCGGCACCGCGACGACGAGCGCGATGATCGACGACAGCAGGGTGCCGAAGGCCAGGACCGAGATACCGAAGGCCGGGTTCGCCTCGTTCGGGGTCCAGCGGTTGTAGGTCAGAAAGTTCTCGGTGTTGGCCTGCAGGGCCGGAACCGCCTTGGAGACCAGGAAGACCGCGATCGCGACGATGATGACCAGCACCATCGCGCCGGCGGCCACCGAGAGGCCACGGAAACCGGTCTCCATGGAGAACCGGGCCTTCTTGGAGAGGGCACCGCCACCGCCGAAGGGGGGCTCTTCGTAACGGCCCGGTGACATGCCGGAACCGGCGCCCCGAGCGTGACGTCCAGTCACACCCAGGTCGCCGGCGGTGGCGTTCACCGAGCGAGAGGGAATGTCACCCATCTACGCGCTCGCTGTCGTCTCGGAGGGATTAACGAACCGGGGGGTTCAGGACAGCTTGTCGACCGACGCGGCGACCTTGGCGCGCACCGTCTCGGGCAGCGGCGCGTAGCCCAGGCTGCCGAGCTTCTGCTGGCCCTCGGCGCTGGCGGTGTACTTCAGGAAGCCCTGCACGGCCTTGCCCTTGGCGGCGTCCGCGTACTTGGTGCAGACGATCTCGTAGGTCGCCAGGACGATCGGGTAGGCGCCCGCCGTCTTGGTGTTGTAGTCGATGTCCAGCTTCAGGTCGTCGCCGGTGCCCTTGACGGTCGCGCCCTCGATCGCCTTGCCGGCGGCCTCGGGGGTCAGCTCGGTGTACTCACCGGCGCCGTTCTTGACCTTGGCCTTCTGCAGGCTGCTGTTCTCCGCGAAGGACAGCTCGACGTACGAGATGGTGTTCGGGGTGCTCTTGATCTTGGCCGCGACACCGTCCGACTTCGGCGCGCCGGTGCCACCCTTGGTGGCCGGCCACACCTTGGAGTGGTCGAAGGTCCAGTCCTTCTCGGCGGCCTTGCTGAGGTACTTGGTGAAGTTGTCGGTGGTGCCGGACTCGTCCGAGCGGTGCACCGCCTCGATGGTGGCGGACGGCAGCTTGGCGTCGGCGTTCTCCGCCTTGATCGCCGGGTCGTCCCACTTGGTGATGGTGCCGGCGAAGATCTTCGCGATGGTGGCGGCCGACAGCTGCAGGCCGTCGACGCCCTGCACGTTGTAGACCACCGCGATCGGGCCGGTGACCATCGGGAGGTTGAGCGCCGGCGAGGCGCACTTGGCGTCGGCCTGCGGCTGCTCGTCGTCCTTGAGGGCCGAGTCGGAACCGGCGAAGTCGGCGAGGCCGGAGATGAAGGCCTTCACGCCGGCGCCGGAGCCGGTGCCCTGGTAGTCGATCTTGGCGTCGGCGCACGCGGCGGTGTACGCCTTGATCCACTCGTCCATGGCGTTCTTCTGAGCGCTGGAGCCCTGAGCCGACAGGGTACCGCCGGCGCAGGTGCCCGCCGACGGAGCGGCGGCGCCCGTGTCCGACTTGGTGTCGGTGTTGTCGGAGCCGCACGCGGTGAGCGCGATGGTCGCAGTCAGAGCAATGCCGGCAACGAGACCGGACCGCTGGAACTTCACGGTTGTTGTCCCCTTCGGGTTTCAGTGCAGCCGGTCGCTCACCGGCCCGAAGGGAAAACTAAGAGTGCGAAGTGACCTGCGAACCGGTCGCAAATGAACTGGGAGTGAACACGTCTGGCCGTCGAGATGGCCGAGCACTGATTGCCAGTTGTCCGTTAAGTGAACCGCGCTCCCGCCATCCGATATGTCGGATAGGTATGCCCGGTCGTGACCTCAGCGAGATACCGGCTTGTCCTGGGCGTTACCAAGGGTGTGCGCGCCGCCACCATGAAGCACCGCCCGCCCTCACGATCGAGGACTGGCGGCGGGAGCGTTACGCCAGGGTTACCGACGGTAGTTGATGTCCGCCTGGTAGATCTCGAAGCCCAGCCGCCGGTACAGCGCCACGGCCGCCGAGTTCGACTCGTCGACATACAGCCCGGCCACGGTCAGCCCGGCGGCGGCCAGATACCGCAGCCCGGCCACGCTCAGCGCGGCACCGAGCCCGCGCCGGTGCCCGGACGGGTCCACCCCGAGCACGTAGATCTCGCCGAGCGCCGGGTCCGTGCCGGTCGCCGGGTGCACCTTGGTCCAGTGGAAGCCGAGCACGGTGTCCGCGATGTCCACGGCGAGCAGGAAACCGGCCGGGTCGAACCATGGCTCCGCCTCGCGCAGCCGCAGATCCTCGATCGTCCAGCGGCCCTGCTCCGGATGCTCGGCGAAGGCCTTCGCGTTCACCGCGAGCCAGTCCTGCTCGTCGGAGCCGGGCCGGAACCCGCGCACGGTGACGCCGTCCGGCAGCGGGATGTCGGGCAGCGGCTCGAGCAGGGACCGGCGCATCTGCCAGAGCACCCGCGCCCGGGTGAAGCCGTGCCGCTCGGCGAACGCGCGGGCGCCCGGGTCGTCCCCGTGCGCCCAGAAGCCGCGCGCCGCACCGCCGGCCGCGGCCAGCAGCGCGCTGCCGTGGCCCTGCCGCCGGTACGCCGGATGCACGACCAGCTCGCCGGCGCCGTCCTCGACGAACGCGTAGCCGGCGAGCGTGCCGTCCGGCGCGTGGGCGAACAGGTGCCGGCCGCCGCCGTTACGGACGCGCAGCTCCACGTCCTCGGACAGCGGGTACCGCGCGGCCTCGGCCAGCGCCAGGACGGCGGTGGCCTCGGCGGCGGACGGCCGCTCCGTCTCCCTGAGCAACGGATCTAGACCGGGAGTGAGACCGGGTTGTTGTCCGGCAGCTGGCGGCCGGACGGCGGGACCACGAACTTGTAGCCCACCTGGCGCACGGTGCCGATCATCGACTCGTACTCCGAGCCGAGTTTGGCCCGCAGGCGCCGCACGTGCACGTCGACGGTCCGGGTGCCGCCGAAGTAGTCGTAGCCCCAGACCTCGCGGAGCAGCTGGTCGCGGGTGAAGACCCGGCCCGGGTGCTGGGCGAGGAACTTGAGCAGCTCGAACTCCTTGTACGTCAGGTCGAGCGGCCGGCCCTTGAGCTTGGCGGCGTAGGTGTCCGGGTCGATGTTGAGCTCGCCGGCCCGGATCGAGCCACCGGCCCCGGCCGTCGCGTTGTTCAGCCGGCCGACGCTGAGCCGCAGCCGGGCCTCGACCTCGGCGGGACCCGCGCTGGCCAGGATCACGTCGTCGACGCCCCAGTCCGCGTTCAGCGCGATCAGGCCGGCCTCGGTGACCACCGCGATCAGCGGCACACCGATACCGGTGGCGTGCAGCATGCGGCAGGTGGCACGCGCCTCGGAGAGCTCGGATCGGGCGTCGACGAGCACCGCGTCGGGGCTCGGCCCGGACACCAGAGTGCGAACGTCGCGCGGAGCGGTACGAACCGAGTGGGGCAGCAGGTCCAGGGCGGGCAACACGGCGGAAGGCTCACCGGCACGTGCCGTCACCAACAGAAGGATCTCCACACTCACCTCCGTCCTCGCGGCTCGAAGGCCGCTCGGGTGACCCGGTCTGCGCAGCTCAGAGCTCCGCCACCGGAGAGACTGGGCCCGGCGTCACCGACGGGTGGGTTGCGGTTACCTTAACCGATACATCGGCACTCGCCACGGCTTCGCACCACCCAAGTGACGTAGTGAACCCCTGCTGGGTGGCTACGTAACGCGCCTTTTACAAAGTTGGGGCGCCAGGCGGGATTCTGGCACGATCGCTGTCGTGTTCCCCTCCATGCCGCAGGACGACCCCTGGGACGCCGACGCCTCCCGTGACGTCGCGCGCCTGCACCCGGGCCGGCCCAAAGCCGGCATGTACGGGGCCGTGCCGGACGACGAGCCCGAAGAGCGGCCCACCTCGGCGGATCCGGAGACGGACGACGAGGAGGAGTTCGAGGAGATCGAGGTCGTCCCGGTCCGGCCCAAGCTGTCGATGGCGATCGGCGGTTTCGGGGCGCTGGTCGGCGCGGCGCTGATCGCCGGGACGCTGACCACCGGGCCGGACAACCGGTCGGCGTACGCGATCATCCTCTTCGGTGTCCAGCTCCTCGGCCTGCTCGCCTGGACCATGGCGCTGAACCCGCCGGCCCGCTCGGCGACCGCCGCGATCAGCGGCGCCACCGGCCTGGTCGCGTGCTACGTCGCGGCCACCACCGCCGAGGCCGCGCTGCTGCCACTGCTCTACGTGGCGCTGGCCGGTTTCGTGGTGGCGCTGGGCGGCCAGCTGTTCCGGGCCGAGGACCGGCACCGGGTCGGCGACTCGTGGCGGACCA
This window of the Actinoplanes oblitus genome carries:
- a CDS encoding Gfo/Idh/MocA family protein; translation: MTGQNVRWGILGPGGIAATFAADLPLVPGAELAAVGSRNQATADAFAERFGFARAHGSYTALAADDEVDVVYVATPHAFHLAGALECVEAGKAVLVEKPITLDLASAAQLIAAARTRGVFLMEAMWMRCNPAIRKAAELVEEGAIGWVSAVHADFGLQGPFAAEHRLRAPELGGGALLDLGVYPIHLAHLFLGLPISVQAWAHLTPERVDEHTGVLLGYQSGAVAALTCSINGASRNAASITGTDGRIDIPPGFMVPRSFTLSRPDKAPETFAFDFPGSGYQFEAAEVQRCLAAGELESPLVSQNTTLEVMNLLDSIREQVGVYYPA
- a CDS encoding NUDIX hydrolase; protein product: MPLPPAMMKRAREFTGPPAPARPAATVVLLRPAGAAFQVYVLRRRTSMAFGGVYAFPGGAVDPSDRPETLRDDWATRLGLPEEQARAVVGAAARELFEEAGVVLAGPAAEPDRTVADADDPTWESDRAAVLRRELTMADLLARRGLRLRDDLLLPWARWITPEFEPKRFDTWFFVALLPQSQEARDVSGEADRTAWIDPLDSAGLPMLPPTRHTLNQIAAAGTIPGVVAAAEHRDAANPVMPRIDVAPDGTATLSL
- a CDS encoding inorganic phosphate transporter, with protein sequence MSAELVAVLAVITAAMVFDYTNGFHDAANAIATSVSTRALTPRVALAMAAVGNFIGAHLGTKVAQTVGEGLVKLPVGVPSLGIVFAGVLGAIAWNLITWYFGLPSSSSHALFGGLVGATTVASIGTVQWANIAHKVLIPMVLSPVVGLVLGFVAMVALMWTFRRGHPGKLNRGFRMAQTVSAAFMAVGHGTQDAAKTMGIVVLALYTGGYQSTTTEIPQWVYWASATMLAAGTYTGGWRIIRTLGRKIIDLGPSEGFAAEMVASSVLYFNAWVLKAPISTTHTITSAIMGVGATKRLSAVRWNVAGNIVIAWVTTFPAAAFIACLLYFVTRPLFT
- the pstC gene encoding phosphate ABC transporter permease subunit PstC — translated: MGDIPSRSVNATAGDLGVTGRHARGAGSGMSPGRYEEPPFGGGGALSKKARFSMETGFRGLSVAAGAMVLVIIVAIAVFLVSKAVPALQANTENFLTYNRWTPNEANPAFGISVLAFGTLLSSIIALVVAVPIALGIALFLSHYAPKRLATPLGFAIDLLAAVPSVVFGLWGRDVFQEPVRDFSVWLNHYFGWLPIFGGEGPFGQSIMLGGLVLAIMVLPIVTSLSREVFQQTPGMNEEAALALGATKWEMIRTAVLPYGKPGVIAAVMLGLGRALGETIALALTLGITWNISFNLIETGGNSVAANIANSFGEATDIGRGALIASGLVLFSITLVVNMTARAIIYRRREFRDSAA
- a CDS encoding DUF47 domain-containing protein, whose product is MKFSFRPVEGVFYDLFTKASLNLVKGTELLNELALPGVDVQSVSERLSDVEHDSDAITHELYKKINSTFITPFDRADIYSLGSQLDDVMDHLEAVGNLLYLYGLTELPSLPREMHELINVLDQQAKITSEAMPRLRSMKGLEEYWIEINRLENDGDRAYRMLLVRLFSGEYDALTVLKMKEVADELEAACDAFEHVANTVETIAVKES
- the pstS gene encoding phosphate ABC transporter substrate-binding protein PstS, translated to MKFQRSGLVAGIALTATIALTACGSDNTDTKSDTGAAAPSAGTCAGGTLSAQGSSAQKNAMDEWIKAYTAACADAKIDYQGTGSGAGVKAFISGLADFAGSDSALKDDEQPQADAKCASPALNLPMVTGPIAVVYNVQGVDGLQLSAATIAKIFAGTITKWDDPAIKAENADAKLPSATIEAVHRSDESGTTDNFTKYLSKAAEKDWTFDHSKVWPATKGGTGAPKSDGVAAKIKSTPNTISYVELSFAENSSLQKAKVKNGAGEYTELTPEAAGKAIEGATVKGTGDDLKLDIDYNTKTAGAYPIVLATYEIVCTKYADAAKGKAVQGFLKYTASAEGQQKLGSLGYAPLPETVRAKVAASVDKLS
- the pstB gene encoding phosphate ABC transporter ATP-binding protein PstB, which translates into the protein MAKRIEASNVSSYYGSFKAIDNVSMVVEPKTITALIGPSGCGKSTFLRSINRMHEVLPNARIEGRLTIDDQNIYDPDVDITAVRRMIGMVFQRPNPFPTMSIYENTVAGLKLNGVKKKSILDDAAEKSLRAANLWDEVKDRLARPGAGLSGGQQQRLCIARTIAVEPQVVLMDEPCSALDPISTLAIEDLMFKLKDRFTIIIVTHNMQQAARVSDKTGFFSIDKTGEPGRLIEYDDTQKIFSNPSQKKTEDYITGRFG
- a CDS encoding winged helix-turn-helix transcriptional regulator, which encodes MEILLLVTARAGEPSAVLPALDLLPHSVRTAPRDVRTLVSGPSPDAVLVDARSELSEARATCRMLHATGIGVPLIAVVTEAGLIALNADWGVDDVILASAGPAEVEARLRLSVGRLNNATAGAGGSIRAGELNIDPDTYAAKLKGRPLDLTYKEFELLKFLAQHPGRVFTRDQLLREVWGYDYFGGTRTVDVHVRRLRAKLGSEYESMIGTVRQVGYKFVVPPSGRQLPDNNPVSLPV
- the mshD gene encoding mycothiol synthase → MLRETERPSAAEATAVLALAEAARYPLSEDVELRVRNGGGRHLFAHAPDGTLAGYAFVEDGAGELVVHPAYRRQGHGSALLAAAGGAARGFWAHGDDPGARAFAERHGFTRARVLWQMRRSLLEPLPDIPLPDGVTVRGFRPGSDEQDWLAVNAKAFAEHPEQGRWTIEDLRLREAEPWFDPAGFLLAVDIADTVLGFHWTKVHPATGTDPALGEIYVLGVDPSGHRRGLGAALSVAGLRYLAAAGLTVAGLYVDESNSAAVALYRRLGFEIYQADINYRR
- the pstA gene encoding phosphate ABC transporter permease PstA, whose protein sequence is MTPDNIRSRTFPVLSNVLVAVAALVVSAAVVLGTGIGNWVLVVVLGGVFYLVGLNVAASRVEGRRAARNRTWQALIYTACVLAVLPLASVVWTLLSKGVERLDSDFFFTTMANIGARDPNGGAYHAIVGTLEQVGIATLLAVPLGVLGAIYLVEYGRGRFATTVRFFVDVMTGIPSIVAGLFILSFWVLIVSPWFNDGNPEYSGFAAALALTVLMLPTIVRSTEEMLRLVPGPLREGAYALGVPQWKTILKIVLPTAAPGIVTGVMLAIARAAGETAPVLLVAGGLARKNPNPFSGGQSSLALYVFQQAGDASKFAPARAWTAALTLVALVLIFTVGAKLLARRNKLTR